One genomic window of Vibrio parahaemolyticus includes the following:
- the dksA gene encoding RNA polymerase-binding protein DksA gives MPEAKKKTIGILAIAGVEPYQEKPGEEYMSPAQVEHFTKILTAWRDQLRAEVDRTVHHMQDEAANFPDPVDRASQEEEFSLELRNRDRERRLIKKIEKTLDKIKEDDFGFCESCGVEIGVRRLEARPTADLCIDCKTLAEIKEKQMQG, from the coding sequence ATGCCAGAAGCAAAGAAGAAAACGATCGGCATCCTAGCCATTGCCGGCGTGGAGCCATATCAGGAGAAGCCTGGTGAAGAATACATGTCACCAGCGCAGGTTGAACACTTTACGAAAATCTTAACAGCTTGGCGTGACCAACTACGAGCTGAAGTAGATCGTACCGTTCACCACATGCAGGACGAAGCAGCAAACTTCCCAGATCCAGTTGACCGCGCCTCTCAAGAGGAAGAGTTCAGCCTAGAACTGCGTAATCGTGACCGTGAGCGCCGTTTGATCAAGAAGATTGAAAAAACATTAGACAAAATCAAAGAAGATGATTTTGGTTTCTGTGAGTCTTGTGGCGTTGAGATTGGCGTTCGTCGCCTTGAAGCACGTCCAACTGCAGACCTTTGTATTGACTGTAAAACACTTGCAGAAATCAAAGAGAAGCAGATGCAAGGTTAA
- the hrpB gene encoding ATP-dependent helicase HrpB — MSQLPIEAVMPQLLTAVKHQHQVILKAAPGAGKSTYFPLQLIQNQVVTGKVIMLEPRRLAARNIARYLAEQLGEQVGQRVGYRVRGETKVSAFTQLEIVTEGVMTRMIQNDPELDGVDLLIFDEFHERSIHADTALALSLEVQEALRDDLKLVVMSATLDQEALQSLLPEACYIESEGRSFAVETRYAPLTANDHLPTVMAKNIESLMNKESGSLLAFLPGVAAIKQVQERLSHLPDDVEVCPLYGQLSFTEQQKAISPAEKGKRKVVLATNIAETSLTIEGIRLVVDSGLERVARFDLKNGLTRLEQTRIAQSSAIQRAGRAGRIEEGICVRLYSESQLKQQPQVPQPEILHSDLASLVMELAFWGTTDIHELKWLDIPSAAALRQAKQLLFSLGLITEQGQLTAEGKQAHDLGVEPRAAAMLIKSQSHSDKMVNVALAAVALIEEPERNVTNIAHSLHRWLSGSHPKKSLLLKRAQSLAHKLDTTFSLREVDEDVLPLVLSFAFPDRIAQQRANQFGRFALANGHGAECRPDDMLGGCEYLVAIDLMRSHSNSSQIHLACELDVNILQTTFDSLFSTEEVVDWDEKKGRLVAEKQRKLGQLVIERVSLPNPGKEKMTQALLTYVRRQGLSSLNWTPAAESLLERIRCAVDWLPEQAWPMFDEASLLDSLEEWLEPYMTSVASVKDLSKINLVEALNARLGWPLNQHLDEWLPEHYQLPTGTKKRIRYQHGHEPVLSVRMQEVFGESTSPTVALGRKRLVLELLSPAQRPLQVTSDLAAFWNGSYKDVQKEMKGRYPKHVWPDDPANHVATTKTKRQLNND; from the coding sequence TTGTCACAATTGCCGATTGAAGCCGTGATGCCCCAGCTACTTACGGCGGTCAAACATCAACATCAGGTTATTTTAAAAGCCGCGCCTGGTGCGGGTAAATCGACGTACTTCCCTTTACAACTTATCCAGAACCAAGTGGTGACTGGGAAAGTCATCATGCTTGAACCAAGACGATTAGCCGCGCGCAATATCGCGAGATATTTGGCCGAGCAACTTGGCGAGCAAGTTGGCCAGCGAGTGGGGTATCGCGTTCGTGGCGAGACAAAGGTAAGTGCTTTTACTCAGTTAGAAATTGTGACTGAAGGGGTCATGACTCGCATGATCCAAAATGACCCTGAGCTAGATGGCGTCGATTTGCTGATTTTTGATGAGTTCCATGAGCGCAGTATTCATGCCGATACGGCTTTGGCGCTTAGCTTGGAAGTTCAAGAAGCATTGCGAGACGATCTTAAGCTGGTGGTGATGTCGGCAACGTTGGATCAAGAAGCGTTGCAATCCTTACTGCCGGAAGCTTGTTATATTGAATCTGAAGGGCGCAGCTTTGCCGTGGAAACTCGCTATGCTCCGCTGACTGCCAACGATCATCTTCCAACGGTAATGGCAAAAAATATAGAGAGTTTGATGAATAAAGAGTCAGGCTCTCTGCTTGCGTTTCTTCCCGGTGTGGCGGCCATTAAGCAAGTGCAAGAGCGGTTATCGCACTTACCGGACGATGTTGAAGTATGCCCGTTGTATGGTCAGTTGAGCTTTACTGAGCAACAGAAAGCCATCTCTCCTGCAGAAAAAGGTAAGCGCAAAGTCGTATTGGCAACCAACATTGCGGAAACCTCTCTGACAATTGAAGGTATTCGCCTTGTGGTGGATTCTGGTTTGGAGCGTGTTGCGCGTTTTGACTTGAAAAATGGCCTTACACGATTGGAACAAACGCGTATTGCTCAATCGTCAGCCATCCAGCGAGCTGGTCGAGCTGGGCGGATTGAAGAGGGGATTTGCGTTCGCCTCTATTCAGAAAGCCAACTCAAGCAACAGCCACAAGTGCCACAACCTGAGATTTTGCATTCCGATCTTGCGAGCTTGGTAATGGAGCTGGCGTTTTGGGGGACGACCGATATTCATGAGCTAAAATGGCTCGATATTCCTTCTGCTGCTGCGCTGCGACAAGCTAAGCAGTTGTTATTTTCATTAGGGCTTATTACTGAGCAAGGACAACTGACTGCGGAAGGAAAGCAGGCTCATGACTTGGGCGTAGAACCTCGCGCGGCAGCGATGTTAATTAAATCGCAATCCCACAGCGATAAGATGGTAAATGTCGCTTTGGCGGCGGTCGCCCTAATTGAAGAGCCAGAGCGTAATGTAACGAATATCGCACATAGCTTGCATCGTTGGTTGTCCGGTTCTCATCCGAAAAAATCGTTGTTATTGAAGCGCGCACAATCTCTTGCGCATAAACTCGATACCACGTTTAGCCTTCGAGAAGTGGATGAAGATGTATTGCCGTTGGTGTTGAGCTTCGCGTTTCCCGACAGGATCGCTCAGCAACGCGCCAATCAATTTGGTCGCTTTGCACTAGCGAATGGTCATGGTGCAGAATGTCGTCCTGACGATATGTTAGGCGGCTGTGAGTACTTGGTCGCGATTGATCTGATGCGGTCTCATTCCAATTCGAGCCAAATACATTTAGCGTGTGAATTGGACGTCAATATATTGCAAACGACTTTTGATTCGCTATTTTCTACTGAAGAAGTAGTGGATTGGGATGAAAAGAAAGGGCGTTTAGTGGCCGAGAAACAACGAAAACTCGGTCAATTGGTGATTGAAAGGGTGTCATTACCGAATCCGGGTAAAGAAAAAATGACACAAGCTTTACTCACTTATGTCCGCCGTCAGGGCTTAAGCAGTCTAAACTGGACGCCGGCAGCGGAAAGCCTGCTTGAACGTATTCGCTGTGCGGTGGATTGGTTACCTGAGCAAGCATGGCCAATGTTTGATGAAGCCAGTTTGTTGGATTCATTAGAAGAATGGTTAGAACCGTACATGACGTCGGTCGCTTCGGTGAAAGATCTGAGCAAGATAAACTTGGTCGAAGCGCTTAATGCTCGATTAGGCTGGCCACTCAATCAACACTTGGATGAATGGTTGCCAGAACATTATCAGTTACCGACTGGGACTAAAAAGCGCATTCGCTATCAACATGGGCATGAGCCCGTATTGTCAGTGCGAATGCAAGAAGTGTTTGGGGAAAGTACGTCGCCAACGGTGGCCCTTGGCCGCAAGCGTTTGGTGCTTGAACTACTTTCTCCCGCACAACGTCCACTGCAAGTGACGTCAGACTTGGCGGCTTTCTGGAATGGAAGCTACAAAGACGTTCAAAAAGAGATGAAAGGGCGCTACCCAAAACACGTTTGGCCAGATGACCCGGCAAACCACGTAGCGACAACGAAAACGAAAAGACAATTGAATAATGACTGA
- a CDS encoding ABC transporter permease, translating to MYQLYWTAFRSLLGKEVTRFSRIWVQTLVPPAITMTLYFIIFGNLIGSRIGEMSGFSYMEYIVPGLIMMSVITNSYSNVASSFFSAKLQKNIEELLVAPVPNYVIIAGYVMGGVTRGLLVGAIVTCVSLLFVDLQVEHWGIIVATVFMTSVVFALGGLINAVYAKTFDDISIIPTFVLTPLTYLGGVFYSISLLPEFWQGVSKINPIVYMVNAFRYGFLGVSDVGIVTSFSVLGVFVVVLYAIAHYLVTKGIGLRS from the coding sequence ATGTACCAACTGTATTGGACAGCATTTCGTAGTTTGCTGGGTAAAGAGGTGACGCGCTTCTCGCGTATTTGGGTGCAAACCTTGGTACCACCAGCGATTACAATGACGCTGTATTTCATCATCTTTGGTAATCTGATCGGTTCTCGAATTGGTGAAATGAGCGGATTTAGCTATATGGAATACATCGTGCCGGGTTTGATCATGATGTCGGTGATCACCAACTCATATTCAAATGTCGCGTCTTCATTCTTTAGTGCAAAACTGCAAAAGAACATTGAAGAGTTGTTGGTTGCACCTGTGCCAAACTACGTCATCATCGCAGGTTATGTCATGGGTGGTGTAACCCGTGGCTTGCTGGTTGGTGCTATTGTGACGTGCGTGTCGCTGCTGTTTGTAGATCTACAGGTTGAGCACTGGGGCATTATTGTGGCGACGGTATTTATGACGTCGGTGGTGTTTGCTCTTGGTGGATTGATCAATGCGGTTTACGCAAAGACGTTTGATGACATCTCAATCATTCCTACGTTTGTCTTAACGCCGCTTACCTATCTTGGCGGTGTGTTTTATTCGATTAGCCTGTTGCCTGAGTTTTGGCAAGGTGTATCGAAAATCAACCCAATTGTTTACATGGTGAATGCATTCCGTTACGGATTTTTAGGCGTATCGGATGTCGGTATCGTGACTTCATTTAGTGTACTGGGTGTGTTTGTTGTGGTGCTGTACGCCATTGCCCACTACTTGGTAACAAAAGGGATTGGGCTACGAAGCTAA
- the pcnB gene encoding polynucleotide adenylyltransferase PcnB, which produces MHMNTNDYTPSEPATVPELALNVITREEHNISRKQISDNALKVLYRLNGAGFDAFLVGGGVRDLLLGQKPKDFDIATNATPEQIKQLFRNCRLIGRRFRLAHIMFGRDIIEVATFRGHHQEQKNKNISQQSKEGMLLRDNVYGTIDEDAERRDFTINSMYYNIADYSIHDYARGIEDLEDRLIRLIGDPETRYREDPVRMLRAVRFAVKLDFDIEEDTAAPIEEMAPLLREIPSARLFEESLKLLQSGHGLETYHLLREYNLFQQLFPAISEHFTEDYSSHTEQMLDLVLDSTDMRIEDGKRINPAFMFAAMLWYPLCALADKLMDQHNLCHYDAIMEASNIILDDQVRTIAIPRRHTATIREIWQLQLRLPRRNGKRAFRLMELNKFRAGFDFLEMRGEIEGGDTLKLAKWWETFQNAGREMRQAMAADLDGQAPKSGQRRRKTFRKKKSKPKS; this is translated from the coding sequence ATGCACATGAATACAAACGACTATACACCAAGCGAACCTGCCACAGTTCCAGAGCTCGCTCTCAATGTAATAACTCGTGAAGAGCACAACATTTCGCGTAAGCAGATCAGTGACAACGCACTGAAAGTGCTGTACCGACTAAACGGTGCTGGTTTCGATGCTTTTCTTGTGGGTGGCGGGGTTCGAGACTTACTGCTTGGACAAAAACCGAAAGACTTTGATATTGCGACCAACGCAACGCCAGAACAGATCAAGCAGCTATTTAGAAACTGCCGCTTGATTGGCCGACGCTTCCGTCTGGCACACATTATGTTTGGCCGAGACATCATCGAAGTGGCGACATTCCGCGGTCACCATCAAGAGCAAAAGAACAAAAACATCTCTCAGCAATCTAAAGAAGGTATGCTGCTACGCGATAACGTGTACGGCACCATTGATGAAGACGCTGAGCGCCGTGACTTTACGATCAACTCGATGTACTACAACATCGCTGATTACTCGATCCACGACTACGCGCGCGGTATCGAAGATTTAGAAGATCGTCTGATTCGTCTGATTGGCGATCCAGAAACACGCTACCGTGAAGACCCAGTGCGCATGCTGCGTGCGGTTCGCTTTGCCGTGAAACTGGACTTTGATATTGAAGAAGACACCGCAGCACCAATCGAAGAGATGGCGCCGCTACTGCGTGAAATTCCTTCCGCTCGTCTTTTCGAAGAGTCACTCAAACTCTTGCAGTCAGGCCATGGTCTAGAGACATACCACCTGCTACGTGAATACAACTTATTCCAACAGCTGTTCCCAGCCATTTCGGAGCACTTCACAGAAGACTACTCGTCGCATACTGAACAAATGCTCGATCTTGTGTTGGATTCCACAGACATGCGTATTGAAGATGGCAAGCGCATTAACCCAGCATTTATGTTTGCTGCGATGCTGTGGTACCCGCTGTGTGCACTAGCAGACAAACTCATGGATCAGCATAACTTGTGTCATTACGACGCGATCATGGAAGCGAGCAACATCATTCTTGATGATCAAGTTCGCACCATCGCAATTCCACGTCGCCATACTGCGACCATCCGTGAGATTTGGCAGCTGCAATTGCGCCTTCCACGACGCAATGGCAAACGTGCGTTCCGCCTAATGGAACTCAACAAATTTAGAGCTGGCTTTGATTTTCTTGAAATGCGCGGTGAAATTGAGGGTGGCGACACTCTGAAGCTTGCTAAGTGGTGGGAAACTTTCCAAAATGCAGGCCGAGAAATGCGCCAAGCGATGGCCGCAGACCTAGATGGTCAAGCACCAAAATCGGGCCAACGTCGCCGCAAAACCTTTCGCAAGAAAAAGAGTAAGCCGAAATCATGA
- a CDS encoding Kdo(2)-lipid IV(A) acyltransferase — protein MNIVPPPLFSYQLLKPKYWSVWLAFGSLAIIVNVLPYVVLRILGRSIGCVAMHLMKRRYKIALRNLQLCFPDYTDWQCKDVVRKNFQYTGMALIETGIAWFWPDWRINRITSIVGKDRLLTEEKNGRGVLVVCSHHLNLEITARIFSQFAKGYGVYRPNSNPAYEFIQHRGRTRFGHQMIDRKDVKSMLKVLKNGHRLWYLPDHDYGASHSVFAPFFAVEQAASTVGSSVLIDATKCAVISGVTVSRNHHYTLYIGKDLSKYFEKRNAMKAASILNQELEKMIRRDIPAWMWLHKRFKTRPEGFDCVYT, from the coding sequence ATGAATATTGTCCCGCCGCCGCTTTTTTCCTATCAGTTACTCAAGCCCAAATATTGGTCTGTTTGGCTGGCATTTGGATCTCTAGCAATCATTGTTAATGTACTGCCGTATGTGGTTTTACGAATCTTAGGTAGAAGCATCGGTTGCGTTGCGATGCATTTAATGAAGCGCCGATACAAGATCGCTTTGCGTAATCTTCAGCTATGTTTTCCTGATTACACAGATTGGCAATGCAAGGATGTGGTACGAAAAAACTTTCAATACACGGGAATGGCGCTCATCGAAACTGGTATCGCTTGGTTTTGGCCAGACTGGCGAATTAATCGCATAACTTCTATTGTTGGCAAAGATCGTCTGCTCACAGAGGAAAAGAACGGTCGCGGAGTATTAGTGGTGTGTAGTCACCATTTGAACTTGGAAATAACCGCTCGTATCTTCAGCCAATTTGCCAAAGGCTATGGTGTTTACCGTCCAAACTCAAACCCTGCTTATGAATTTATTCAACATCGAGGCCGAACTCGTTTTGGGCATCAAATGATCGATCGAAAAGACGTGAAATCAATGCTCAAAGTTTTGAAAAATGGCCATCGACTTTGGTATTTACCTGATCATGATTATGGTGCCAGCCATTCTGTTTTTGCACCGTTTTTTGCCGTTGAACAAGCTGCGAGCACAGTGGGGTCTAGTGTGCTTATTGACGCAACAAAGTGCGCGGTCATATCAGGTGTCACAGTGAGCAGGAATCATCACTACACGTTGTATATTGGGAAGGATCTCAGTAAGTATTTTGAAAAGCGTAATGCGATGAAAGCGGCAAGTATCTTGAACCAAGAACTCGAAAAAATGATAAGACGCGATATTCCTGCGTGGATGTGGTTGCACAAACGGTTTAAAACACGTCCTGAAGGATTTGATTGCGTCTATACGTAG
- the gluQRS gene encoding tRNA glutamyl-Q(34) synthetase GluQRS produces the protein MARYVGRFAPSPSGPLHFGSLIAALGSYFQAKANNGIWLVRIEDLDPPREMPGASQLILEALKAYQLHWDGEVVYQSERHDLYQAQIDAWLDNGDAYYCQCTRKQIKEHGGFYPGTCRDKNLKEGAIRLKMTKPVARFLDQKHGMIEIPEQLVNEDFIIKRRDGLFAYNLAVVLDDIDQGVTEVVRGADLIEPTGRQISLYQILGQPEVSYLHLPLAMDDNGNKLSKQNHATAIDIENPKPALLHAMTFLGFDVPEEIKAASMNEMLRWGCENWRLEQLPSEIEITPRFSNGTV, from the coding sequence ATGGCACGCTACGTAGGTCGATTTGCCCCATCCCCTTCTGGCCCATTACACTTTGGCTCATTGATTGCTGCGCTTGGCAGTTATTTTCAAGCCAAAGCAAACAACGGAATTTGGTTAGTACGCATTGAAGATCTTGATCCACCAAGAGAAATGCCCGGCGCTTCGCAACTGATTCTAGAAGCGCTTAAAGCTTACCAGTTGCATTGGGATGGAGAAGTGGTGTATCAAAGCGAGCGTCATGACCTTTACCAAGCACAGATCGATGCTTGGCTCGACAACGGTGACGCCTATTATTGCCAATGCACTCGCAAGCAAATTAAAGAGCACGGTGGCTTTTATCCGGGAACTTGCCGAGATAAAAACTTGAAAGAAGGCGCGATTCGCCTAAAAATGACCAAACCCGTCGCCCGCTTCCTCGATCAGAAACATGGAATGATTGAGATTCCAGAGCAATTGGTTAATGAAGATTTCATTATTAAACGTCGAGATGGATTATTTGCTTACAATCTTGCGGTAGTATTGGACGACATCGACCAAGGGGTTACTGAAGTGGTTCGAGGTGCAGACCTGATTGAACCAACAGGACGCCAAATCAGTTTGTACCAAATCCTTGGACAACCTGAAGTTAGCTACTTGCATTTACCATTGGCGATGGATGACAACGGCAACAAATTGTCGAAACAAAATCACGCGACAGCTATTGATATCGAAAACCCTAAGCCAGCTTTATTGCATGCCATGACGTTTTTAGGCTTTGATGTGCCTGAAGAAATAAAAGCCGCCAGCATGAACGAAATGCTTCGTTGGGGCTGCGAAAATTGGCGCTTAGAACAACTGCCATCAGAGATCGAGATCACACCGCGATTCTCAAATGGCACTGTGTAG
- the sfsA gene encoding DNA/RNA nuclease SfsA, protein MQFKPALESATLLKRYKRFLADIEFDNGELRTIHCANTGAMTGCATPGDKVWFSTSDNPKRKYPNSWELSETAQGHRICINTARANQLAVEAIENNVISELCGYDTLQTEVKYGNENSRIDILLSASDKPKCYIEVKSVTLLDETGSAGQGYFPDALTTRGQKHLRELTEMAQNGSRAILLFTVLHSGIEKVSAAHHIDAKYSLLLKQAQDAGVEVLCYKAELSNTEMKLISAIDFIN, encoded by the coding sequence ATGCAATTCAAACCCGCTTTAGAGTCAGCCACTCTACTTAAACGCTACAAACGCTTCCTTGCTGATATCGAATTTGATAATGGTGAGCTGCGCACCATCCACTGTGCGAACACCGGTGCGATGACAGGTTGCGCGACACCCGGTGATAAAGTTTGGTTTTCAACGTCCGACAACCCAAAACGCAAATACCCCAACAGCTGGGAGCTAAGTGAAACCGCGCAAGGGCATCGTATTTGTATCAATACTGCCCGCGCCAACCAATTAGCCGTTGAGGCTATTGAAAATAATGTCATTTCAGAGCTTTGCGGATATGACACACTTCAAACTGAAGTGAAATATGGCAATGAAAATAGTCGAATTGATATCTTGCTCAGCGCAAGCGACAAGCCAAAGTGCTATATAGAAGTGAAAAGCGTCACTCTTCTTGATGAGACAGGCTCAGCTGGACAAGGATACTTCCCAGATGCCCTCACGACTCGTGGTCAAAAGCACCTGAGAGAGCTCACAGAAATGGCACAAAATGGAAGTAGAGCCATACTTTTATTCACTGTTTTACATTCAGGTATTGAAAAAGTATCCGCGGCACACCATATAGACGCGAAATATTCACTATTACTCAAACAAGCACAAGACGCCGGAGTAGAAGTTCTCTGCTATAAAGCCGAACTGAGCAATACTGAAATGAAGCTAATTTCCGCTATTGATTTTATCAATTAA
- the panC gene encoding pantoate--beta-alanine ligase, with translation MQTFAEISAVREHLKTFKREGRKIAFVPTMGNLHEGHLTLVRKAREYADIVVVSIFVNPMQFDRADDLNNYPRTLEEDLSKLTAEGVDVVFTPTPEIIYPEGLDKQTFVDVPGLSTILEGASRPGHFRGVTTIVNKLFNIVQPDVACFGEKDFQQLAVIRKMVDDLAMDIEIIGVPTVREMDGLAMSSRNGLLTLDERQRAPVLARTMRWISSAIRGGRDDYASIIEDANDQLRAAGLHPDEIFIRDARTLQVITPETTQAVILMSAFLGQARLIDNQTVDMVVESKDETESNDGTTANAE, from the coding sequence ATGCAAACTTTTGCGGAAATCTCAGCAGTTCGTGAACACCTTAAAACCTTTAAACGTGAAGGTCGTAAAATTGCCTTCGTCCCTACAATGGGCAACCTTCACGAAGGTCACTTAACTTTAGTGCGTAAAGCACGCGAATACGCTGATATCGTTGTCGTAAGCATCTTTGTAAACCCGATGCAATTTGATCGTGCAGACGATTTAAATAACTACCCACGTACGCTTGAAGAAGACTTAAGCAAGTTGACGGCAGAAGGCGTCGATGTGGTATTCACGCCAACTCCAGAAATCATCTACCCAGAAGGTCTGGATAAGCAAACCTTCGTCGATGTTCCTGGCCTCTCAACTATTCTAGAAGGCGCGTCTCGCCCAGGTCACTTCCGTGGCGTGACGACCATTGTGAATAAGCTATTTAACATCGTACAACCGGATGTAGCATGCTTCGGCGAGAAGGACTTCCAACAACTTGCTGTTATCCGCAAGATGGTTGATGACCTAGCAATGGATATTGAAATCATTGGTGTACCAACCGTACGAGAGATGGACGGTTTAGCAATGAGTTCACGTAATGGCCTGCTGACATTGGATGAACGTCAACGTGCGCCAGTGCTTGCTCGTACAATGCGTTGGATCAGCAGTGCCATTCGTGGTGGCCGCGATGATTACGCATCCATCATTGAAGATGCAAATGATCAGCTACGCGCTGCCGGTCTTCATCCTGATGAGATCTTCATTCGTGATGCTCGTACTCTGCAAGTGATCACACCAGAAACGACACAAGCTGTCATTCTGATGTCGGCATTCTTAGGTCAAGCTCGTCTTATCGACAACCAAACCGTTGATATGGTTGTGGAATCGAAAGATGAAACAGAATCTAATGATGGCACCACAGCAAACGCTGAATAA
- the panB gene encoding 3-methyl-2-oxobutanoate hydroxymethyltransferase, translated as MKKMTINDLIKWKQEGRKFATSTAYDASFAQLFESQEMPVLLVGDSLGMVLQGENDTLPVTVDDIVYHTRCVRAGSPNCLLMADMPFMSYATPEQACENAAKLMRAGANMVKIEGGDWLVDTVKMLTERAVPVCAHLGLTPQSVNIFGGYKIQGRDQEKADRMVKDALALQEAGAQIVLLECVPAELAERITKVLDVPVIGIGAGNVTDGQILVMHDMFGISANYMPKFSKNFLAETGDMRKAVAKYIEDVANGVFPDDAHTIA; from the coding sequence ATGAAAAAGATGACCATCAACGACCTTATCAAGTGGAAGCAAGAAGGTCGTAAATTTGCTACTTCAACCGCTTACGATGCGAGCTTTGCACAACTTTTTGAAAGCCAAGAAATGCCCGTTCTTTTAGTTGGTGATTCACTTGGTATGGTATTGCAAGGTGAAAACGATACGCTACCAGTAACGGTAGACGACATCGTGTACCACACTCGCTGTGTGCGTGCTGGCAGCCCGAATTGCTTGCTAATGGCCGATATGCCATTCATGAGCTACGCAACACCAGAGCAAGCGTGTGAGAACGCGGCAAAATTGATGCGCGCAGGCGCAAACATGGTAAAAATCGAAGGCGGCGACTGGCTAGTTGATACCGTTAAGATGCTTACTGAACGAGCAGTGCCAGTCTGTGCTCACCTTGGTTTAACCCCTCAGTCTGTTAACATTTTTGGTGGTTACAAAATCCAAGGTCGCGATCAAGAAAAAGCGGATCGCATGGTAAAAGATGCGTTAGCGCTACAAGAAGCAGGCGCTCAAATCGTCCTACTAGAATGTGTGCCTGCTGAACTGGCAGAGCGCATTACTAAAGTACTCGACGTGCCAGTCATCGGTATCGGTGCGGGCAACGTAACGGATGGTCAGATTCTTGTAATGCATGATATGTTCGGCATCTCTGCCAACTACATGCCTAAATTCTCCAAAAACTTCCTTGCTGAAACAGGTGATATGCGCAAAGCCGTTGCAAAATACATTGAAGATGTAGCAAACGGTGTATTCCCAGACGACGCTCATACCATTGCCTAG
- the folK gene encoding 2-amino-4-hydroxy-6-hydroxymethyldihydropteridine diphosphokinase, with protein sequence MITAYIAVGSNLADPVSQAQQAIEALKTLPNSEFVQASSLYSSTPMGPQNQPDYINAVVAIKTNLTPLELLDCTQAIEQEQGRVRKDERWGPRTLDLDIVLYGNEVINSERLIVPHYGMREREFVLYPLAEIAPSLQLPDGTEVSELLEQVDRNGLRIWQS encoded by the coding sequence ATGATCACAGCGTACATTGCGGTAGGCAGTAACTTGGCTGATCCTGTCAGCCAAGCTCAGCAAGCGATTGAGGCTCTAAAAACGTTACCAAACTCTGAGTTTGTACAAGCGTCTTCGCTATACAGCAGCACGCCTATGGGGCCACAAAATCAGCCGGATTACATCAATGCGGTTGTGGCGATCAAAACAAATTTGACGCCTCTTGAGCTACTTGATTGCACTCAAGCAATTGAGCAAGAGCAAGGGCGTGTCCGAAAAGACGAACGTTGGGGACCAAGAACCTTGGATCTTGATATCGTTCTTTACGGCAATGAGGTGATTAATTCCGAAAGACTTATTGTTCCTCATTACGGAATGCGAGAGCGCGAATTCGTACTCTACCCTCTTGCGGAAATTGCACCAAGTTTACAACTCCCTGATGGGACCGAGGTCTCTGAACTACTGGAACAAGTAGATAGAAACGGCCTCAGAATTTGGCAGTCATAG